The Sulfuricystis multivorans genome has a window encoding:
- a CDS encoding ATP-dependent helicase produces the protein MSAVKLNEAQQRAVESEDPILCCACPGSGKTRVLIAKVRHILRTHHDPYIVMTTFSRDAAEEILDRIRREKDLSPEQLSRLTIGTFHSLALRQLKEIGKIGKILSDIETRHLINRALHDTGLEITLEEAEANIARCKADREFCKAYPELAHLTAVYREHQEATDGQDFTDLMITANELMAAGKLKPIRATHILADEFQDIDDMQYEWLMHHLGQKPTPCACAVGDDDQSIYGFRRSLGYKGMMDFVAATGAEIITLDTNYRSTSGIIESASKLIAYNVDRVPKNIKSARGPGPAPKVIPLGSEDSQAMRIVHLLDKVCAKNAIPEPLPNREPYRFGVLPGQVAVLSRTNAGLHEIESVFINHRVPYMRNGRSFWDAPVLQVYLAILNSLIHKDGMGLEIGLRWAKISDAQIRQLTEIAGGTIWNFIDPTDPVPLPDTGIAELESMVRLGRGWTAKMTGKGAETSPQGPIYGVASWMSRVMTKTCGEDDDGNTIRECGRREIRDLDRLEAARDALADARGSLATRIRRLQEGDGAEIPRVILSTFHASKGLEWDHVYLIDCYGGIVPKVSESCSEEEIAEERRVFYVAMTRARDELTIFTRTDKPTSEFLAEAELWFDKTQTNDLKEKVTQ, from the coding sequence ATGTCCGCGGTCAAGCTCAATGAGGCACAACAGCGGGCAGTAGAGTCCGAAGACCCGATTCTGTGTTGCGCGTGTCCTGGTAGTGGCAAAACGCGCGTCCTCATAGCCAAAGTACGGCATATCCTCAGAACCCACCACGATCCTTACATCGTGATGACAACCTTCAGCCGTGATGCGGCCGAAGAGATACTTGACCGCATCCGGAGGGAAAAAGACCTGTCTCCCGAACAACTGAGCCGATTGACAATCGGCACATTCCACTCCCTGGCCCTACGTCAACTCAAGGAGATTGGGAAGATCGGCAAAATCCTCTCCGACATTGAAACACGCCACCTGATTAACCGTGCGCTCCACGATACTGGCCTTGAGATCACGCTAGAAGAAGCCGAGGCGAACATTGCGCGATGCAAAGCCGACAGGGAATTCTGCAAGGCCTACCCGGAACTCGCGCACCTCACGGCGGTTTACAGGGAGCATCAGGAAGCAACCGACGGCCAGGACTTCACTGACCTGATGATCACGGCCAATGAACTCATGGCCGCGGGCAAGCTGAAACCAATCAGGGCCACTCATATTCTGGCTGACGAGTTTCAAGACATCGACGATATGCAGTACGAGTGGTTAATGCACCACCTGGGACAGAAACCCACTCCCTGTGCCTGTGCCGTCGGTGATGATGATCAGTCGATCTACGGCTTCCGTCGCAGCTTGGGATACAAGGGGATGATGGATTTCGTGGCCGCCACTGGTGCGGAGATCATCACACTCGACACCAACTACCGATCGACTTCGGGAATCATCGAATCCGCGAGCAAGCTGATCGCTTACAACGTTGACCGCGTACCGAAGAACATCAAATCCGCTCGGGGCCCCGGGCCGGCGCCGAAGGTCATCCCCCTAGGGAGCGAAGACAGTCAGGCGATGCGAATCGTGCATCTACTGGACAAGGTATGCGCCAAGAATGCCATTCCAGAGCCTCTGCCTAACCGTGAGCCCTACCGCTTTGGCGTCCTCCCCGGACAGGTTGCCGTGTTATCTAGGACGAACGCTGGCCTTCACGAGATTGAGTCAGTGTTCATCAATCACCGCGTTCCATACATGCGCAATGGTCGATCTTTCTGGGACGCACCAGTGCTTCAGGTCTATCTGGCTATTCTCAATTCGCTGATCCATAAAGATGGCATGGGGCTGGAAATCGGCCTTCGCTGGGCCAAGATCAGCGATGCCCAAATCCGTCAGCTCACTGAAATCGCAGGAGGTACCATCTGGAATTTCATCGACCCGACGGACCCCGTACCGCTGCCCGACACCGGTATTGCCGAGCTCGAAAGCATGGTGCGACTAGGACGCGGCTGGACCGCCAAAATGACCGGCAAGGGTGCGGAAACGAGCCCCCAAGGGCCAATCTACGGTGTAGCCTCCTGGATGTCCCGTGTCATGACCAAGACCTGCGGTGAGGATGATGACGGGAATACCATTCGGGAGTGCGGCCGAAGAGAGATCCGCGATCTGGATCGTCTCGAGGCAGCCCGCGATGCCCTGGCTGATGCCCGGGGGTCGCTCGCCACCCGCATCCGCCGCCTCCAAGAAGGCGACGGAGCCGAGATACCACGCGTAATCCTTTCCACCTTTCATGCAAGCAAAGGCTTGGAGTGGGATCACGTTTATCTGATCGACTGCTATGGTGGCATCGTACCCAAGGTCTCGGAGTCTTGCTCTGAAGAAGAGATAGCCGAAGAACGGCGTGTCTTCTACGTAGCGATGACTCGCGCCCGGGATGAGCTGACCATCTTCACCAGAACAGACAAGCCAACCAGCGAATTCCTGGCCGAAGCCGAACTATGGTTCGACAAGACCCAAACCAACGACCTCAAAGAAAAGGTGACGCAATGA
- the dnaG gene encoding DNA primase — MIPQSVIDAILAALDLPEFIGERVALTKQGSTYSGLCPFHRETTPSFKVFADHYHCYGCGAHGNGIDFVMQTQGLTFPEAVRMLAYRTGVDFPVSKHNRVLSNHNAMALDVMRRACAKYQQLLLGPNGRPAMAALTERGIDYDTIIRFGIGFAPEAWSTLCDDRTFQRDALLEAGLAVPRKKKKGCYDFFRNRLLFPIRADNGNVIGFGGRRLGEEGPKYLNSPETKLYRKGSVLFGLQQARQAIRMTRSIIVCEGFFDVITVSQAQIEHIVSTCGTALTETQAEIVLSLADRVFFCFDGDTAGAKATWRAAEMLVPLVSDQHEIRLCRLPAGEDPDSFVRKFGAPKFQEALDASPTLTAYLIGEITRGAKLPEARARSLSVAASLWRQFSAPGLGIFFRQFACEALRLTSSEFDRIAASASRRDGENALRNCPCCSGEASLISCDDGFQVQCNHCRITTPVTKTHDECRTIWNRRERPRMRSTTTIKQ; from the coding sequence ATGATTCCTCAATCCGTGATCGACGCCATCCTAGCAGCCTTGGATCTTCCCGAGTTTATTGGGGAGAGGGTTGCGCTCACCAAACAGGGATCAACTTACAGCGGCCTTTGCCCATTCCACAGAGAAACCACTCCCAGCTTCAAGGTATTTGCCGACCATTACCACTGTTATGGCTGCGGTGCGCACGGTAACGGCATCGATTTTGTCATGCAAACGCAGGGGCTGACATTCCCAGAGGCGGTACGTATGCTGGCATACAGAACTGGAGTTGATTTTCCTGTCAGTAAGCACAATCGGGTTCTGTCCAATCACAATGCGATGGCGCTGGATGTTATGCGGCGGGCTTGCGCCAAATACCAGCAGCTGCTCCTCGGACCCAATGGAAGGCCGGCAATGGCTGCTCTCACCGAGCGAGGCATTGATTACGACACCATCATCCGCTTTGGCATTGGATTCGCTCCTGAAGCTTGGTCGACGCTCTGCGACGATCGAACCTTCCAGCGTGATGCTCTACTCGAAGCCGGTCTAGCTGTGCCACGCAAGAAAAAGAAGGGGTGTTATGACTTCTTCCGCAATCGCCTGCTGTTCCCGATACGAGCCGACAATGGCAACGTGATCGGCTTTGGTGGGCGTCGCCTAGGGGAAGAAGGCCCCAAATACCTCAACTCTCCTGAAACTAAACTCTACCGAAAGGGTAGCGTTCTATTCGGACTCCAACAGGCTCGACAAGCGATCCGTATGACCCGCTCCATCATTGTCTGCGAGGGATTCTTCGACGTGATTACTGTGTCGCAGGCGCAGATCGAGCACATCGTCTCAACTTGTGGAACTGCGCTGACCGAGACGCAAGCCGAAATAGTGCTGTCTCTCGCGGATCGGGTGTTCTTCTGTTTCGACGGGGACACCGCCGGCGCAAAAGCTACTTGGCGGGCAGCCGAGATGCTGGTGCCGCTGGTCAGTGACCAACATGAGATTCGTTTGTGCCGACTTCCGGCAGGTGAAGATCCAGACAGTTTCGTCCGCAAGTTTGGGGCTCCGAAGTTCCAGGAAGCTCTGGACGCTTCTCCAACTCTGACGGCCTACCTGATCGGAGAGATTACGCGAGGGGCAAAGTTGCCCGAAGCACGGGCTCGATCTTTGTCCGTTGCGGCTTCTCTGTGGCGGCAGTTCTCCGCCCCTGGCTTGGGGATATTCTTCCGGCAGTTTGCTTGCGAAGCCTTGCGGCTTACCTCGTCTGAGTTTGATCGAATTGCTGCGAGCGCGTCACGGCGGGACGGCGAAAATGCGCTGCGTAACTGCCCATGCTGCTCTGGCGAGGCCTCTCTTATTTCATGCGACGATGGATTTCAAGTTCAGTGCAACCACTGCCGTATTACAACTCCCGTGACTAAGACCCATGACGAGTGCCGGACAATCTGGAACCGCCGGGAACGCCCTCGTATGCGGTCGACAACAACAATAAAGCAATGA